The stretch of DNA TGGGATCGGAACAAGATTTAAATACATACATAAATTCAGATGCCAGAGTTTATCTTGACGGTAAATTATACATAGACAATTCAACAAGTGCTCAAAATAATTTAAATTTTGCAAATAGAGGTTCAAATATTAACTTTGATAAGCCACTATCAAAAATAAAAGTCACAAACAATTCCGGTATTAATGGTTGGAGTGAACAATCAATTACACTTTCCGACGGCAATAATAATAACTGGATTTCAGATAATACAATATATGGTTTTGATTTGGGTGAAACTGAACCATCAACATATTTAGTTTACAGCAACAGCAATGCAATTGTAACCCATGACAAAGAAATAACTTGGAATTCAAACGCTATATTAAACATGCATGATCCATCGCTGCAAGATAGAATAAAAAATAATTCAAATGCCATTATTTCTTTGGCACCAAAAATACACAACAACTCACAAGCAATAATAAATGATTATGAAATCACAGATAATTTACAAACTCAAATTACAACAAATTCGAATTTTATAATTAATCAAAATAATAAAATAAAATATAATTCAAATGCCATTATACAAAATAGCAAAAATATAATTTATAACTCAAATGCTTTAATTAAAAATACAAAAGATATCCATTACAATTCTCAATCTATAATTCGAGATAGCGAAATAACAGCCGACATACAATATAAAATAAAAAATAATTCAAATGCTATTTTGACTCAAAACAAAAATATTTACTTTAACTCAAATGCCATAATTAATCATCCGGCAATTGAATTAAAGGAACAAATCAAACATAACTCAGATGCAATTGTAAGCCTTGACACTTCAATACTTGCAATTGCAGTAAAAAATAATTCAAATGCCATTTTATATTTGGATACGAAAATTCATTATAATTCGCAAGCCATATTGCATGATTATGAAATAAACGCAGATCTTGAAGATCAAATAAGATATAACTCAAATGCCATTATAAATTCTGATCCATCATCACTGGAACCTTCAATAAAAAATAATTCAGATGCAATCGTTAGTCTTGATTGGACAGCAATCGCTCCAAATATAAATAACAACTCAAATGCAATTTTAAATTTAAACACAAAAATATACTATAACTCAAATGCCATAATTAACGATTATGAAATAAAAGAAGATTTACAAGATCAAACAAGATATAATTCAAATGCCATAATAAACAGTGACCCTGTAATTTTATCTCAAGAAATAAAGCATAATTCGGATGCCATAATAGAACATGATAAAAAAATAAATAATAATTCAAACGCCATAATTAGATTAAGCAACGACCCAACATACCCTCTGCTACAGGCTCAATTAGATACAATTACAACGCAAGTTAATTCTCTTACCGAAAGAACGACTGATGTACAAACGGATCTCACGGCAACAAACACAACAATAGATTCGGCCAATTCAATTTTAGATGCCAACGATACAGATATAAGTGATCTTGAAGGTCAAGTAGAACAACTTGAAATAGACATAAAAAACAATTCAAATGCCATTGTGACTCAAGATCCAAAAATAGTTTGGAATTCAAATGCTATTGTAAAAAACAGTCAAGAAATAGATCAAAACACTCTAAACAATGGGTACAATACATCTGCAATAAATAAAAATACTAACGACATAAATTATATTACTCAAATAATTAATGGCAATTCAAATACAATTTTAACTCACGATGATTTAATAAGATGGAACTCTAGCGCAATTTTAAATATAGATACTGAAGAATTGGCCATTTACAACAGCAATGCGATAATAAAAATAGATAATGATATTAGACATATAAGTAGCACAACTGAAACAAATAATAACTTAATAAAATATAATTCCAATGCAATTTTACATAACTCTCCGGAATATTTATCAGATCAAATTAAGCACAATTCCGATGCAATTATAAATCTTGAAGTTACAGGACTTCAACAAGAGATAATTAATAATTCAAATGCCATTATTTATTTAGAACCCAAAATACATTACAATTCACAAGCAATAATTCACGATTATGAAATTACAGATGATATACAAAATCAAATAAATTATAATTCAAATACAATTATTAATAGCGATGCAATAATTGCAAGTCAAAATATCAAACACAATTCCGATGCAATAGTTACGCTACAAAGACAAAGTCAAAACAGTATTTTAACCAATGGGCCAATTGCAAGCGACATATCTTTGGATAGCAGTGTTTTCATACACCCTAATCAAAGAATTTATATAAACGGCAATGTAACAATCAATGGTAACGGTGCAGTTATAATTTTTGCAAATCCAAATCATAGCCAATTTATTATAGAAAAAAACAAAACAGTTACATTGAAAAATATACAACTATTAAGAATCAACCAAAAAACTTTTGACTTTAGATACAATTCTTATTTCGATATTTCAAAACCAACACACTATGCACTGGATGACTCAAAAATAATTATAGGCCAAAATGTTTTATTTGGACTGTCGGAAAATATAACAATGTCCCAAGGATTTATAGAAATTACAAATAACGATAATAATCAAGCACAAAATTTTTATATAAAAGGCATAGAAGGTCAAAAAAGATTTGAACTTTCGCCAAGCGATAATTATTCCGATGCTTTATCTAAAGCTGACAATGGTTTAACATGGCTACAACGCAAAGATGGCCAAACAAGTTTGGTTCCATCACAACTTCCGGATCGTTTCACACAAAATGCAACCATTCCGGTATTGATAAAATGTAATGACAATACGCTGAGTATGCAAAGCATAATTTTGTCAGGGTTTGAACATATAACAAAAACAGACTCTTTAAATTACTTAGGCTCTATTGGTCTTTTAGGTGAGACTGATATTAATATTGGAGATAAAACTTTTACGGAATTTGAAATAAATCAAGATGAACAAGAAACGTATAACATGAATTTTGTGGTTCAAGATATTAATAATAATTTAAATTTAATAAAAGATGATGTTAAATTTACCGGTAAATTACGATTTGCAGATTTAGGTGATAATGAATTATTCATAAGTACAGAATTAACTGAACCAATAACACCAAAAGCAGGATCTTTGGATCCAAACAGAACTGTACCACAAATTAATTTTGGAACAAATTTCATGTTACTAAATTCAAACTTTGGTAGTGCAAAATTAATTTTTAAAGATAATGTTTTAAGAATTAATAATTCAATCGATGGTTTTGTTGCATATGAAAATTCAAATATTGCCGGCAATACTTTGGAGATTACAGGTGATCCAATTCACAATATGTACAATACAAATATTAATGAAAAGAATTTTACGCTTAATATTGATAAATTAATAGGTTTAAATGATATAAACAATAAACCAATTGTTACAGAAAATTATTTATATTTTTATAACAAAAATTTAGAACAAAAAAATGCTATTGATTTAATTTATAACAAAGAAATTAATAATATTTTAAATTCTTGAAATTAAAAAAATAAAAGATCAATCTTTTTTTGGTAATTTTACAGTTCTAAAAAAAGGGGTCTTTTATGAAAAAAATACTATCAATAGCACTACTGATTATTTTTCACGGGCAATACATAAGTGCACTCTTAAAATACGAGAATTTAGTTGACGATAAAAAAAAGACTTTTTTAAACTTAATTGATTTTGTAAGTAAAAATAAACTTGATGATTTTAATAATCTTATAGGTTTAGGCGATAATTTTACCTTAACAAATGTTGATGAACCTAATTTGGCAAAAAGCATCCTAAAAAAAGTATCATTTCAAAGTTGGCGAAAAAAAGATGATTTCCTTTATCCACTAATTACATTTTCAATGTTAAGTGAAATAGGAAACCAGGTAGAAAAAGGCGGAGCCGTTCCTAGGTTCAAAAAAATTAAAAATAATTCAAAAAAGAAAATAACTAAAGATTCTATAAACTCACAAGAAACTATCATAAATTTTATGAAAAATAACAAAAATGGTGAAGAAACTCATTTTGACTGGTATTTTTCTAATTTGATCAAAAAAGACAAATTATCAAATCCATGTTTTAAAAAATGCGTTAAATGGTTTTCAACGTTATTAAAAAAGCACATAGAAAATTTAAGATCAAATGAAATATCAGAGGTTTTAACCGAAGCACCTTATTTAGTTTTTAATAAAATAAAAGAAAAAGATAACAAATATGAATTATTAGATTTCGTGGATAATTTTAAACCCAATGAAGAAATAGTAAAAAAATACAAAACAAAAAAAGCACTAAATGAAAAAATAATAACTTTTAAAATAGAAACTAAAGAATTAATTCTTTCTATTCAAAATGAAATAAATGAAAAAGAACCCGGATCTACAAAAAAAGTAATTAATAAAATTAGAAGTTTTTTCTAGTAGAAATACAATTAAATTGTGAAGTCTAAATTAGGCTCCCCAATTTGAAGTCAAAACGTTGTCGGCTATTCCAATTTCGCCAAAAAACCTTATACTCTCAGGTGTGTATGAGTTTGCAAACCCAAAGGAATAAAGATGTCAACGAGTTTTTCGTTATCGCTTGAACTGGTTTTACTTATGAGCTGGCTTTTAAAGCATGAAAAAAAGGCTTTAAATGAGCTTATTAAAAAATCATTAAAAACCGGGCTCATAAAAGAAATAGAGCTTTTTGACACTTTTACACAAGAACAATTGTTAGATATGGATTCTGAAATGTCGGATGAATTTCACAATGCTATTTTAGATTTTCTAATGCATATGGAAAAAAGATTAATTGACGGCTTAGGACCAAAAAGACAATTACTTGATAACCGCGATCTGTTATCCTTCTCACCTAAAATAAACACCGAAAAAAAGGATGTTTTATTTTATGAGCTTTTGAAAAATTGGAATCCAAAACAAAACGAGCCTATCAATTAAAGCTTAAAATTCATCTTTTTAAGCTCTTGAACAAGTTCAAATATTGGCAATCCCATTATATTGGAATATGAACCATTAATCGTCTTGCAAAAACGCTGTCCATAATTTTCTATTATTCCGCCACTGGCAGAGCTTAGTGCTTGAGGTAAATTTTTAAAATATTGTTCAAAATCAACCTCTTCAACCTTAAATTCAACTTGTGATTTAGTTACCCAATAACTATGATCAACCTTTTGCCACTGCCTATTTTTTAATATTTTCTTTTCAAGGCAACATCCGGTAACCACATCAACAGATTGAGTACTTACAATTTTTAGCATTCTTTTAGCATCTTGAATATCTTTGGGTTTTCCTAAAATTTCTTTAGAATCTTTTGTATAAACAAGAGTATCTGCAGTAAGAACAAAAATTGCTTGTCCCTCTTCTACTTTTGGCAATACGGCATCTTTCATTTTTGCTTTTGCAATATCTAAAACATAAGAATCAAAATGATCTGAAAAATTAATTTCCAATTCATTGGCAAAATGATCTAAAATTTTGAAATCTATTTTTGCTTCTTCAAGTAATTTTTTACGAGGCATCGAACCTGATGCTAAATATAAAATGTCTTTATTCATAGTTTTTCCCAATATCCTGCTAAATTTTGTTTTACTTTGCCTTCCAATTCTAAGTCAAAAAGTTTTTCTTGCAAAGTAAAAATATCCAAATTTAATTTTGCGCTTAAATCATCAATAGATGTAGCATAAGTAAAATTTTCCAAAAAACTATCTTTAAATTCTTCAGATTTTGCTGTACTTATATTAGCCTTAACGCTTATTTTTTTTTCTTCAGATATAACGTTAATACCATATTCTTCCAAAATATCATTTGTATTTAAAACAAGCTTTGCTCCTTGTTTTATAAGATTGTTTGTCCCCAAACTCATTGGACTAAAAATATCTCCGGGTATCGCGAAAACAGATCGACCTTCATCAAGAGCAAATTGAGCCGTGATCAATGCGCCACTTTTTTGAGCAGCTTCAACAACCAAACATCCGAAAGACATTCCTGCTATAATTCTATTTCTTGCCGGAAAATTACCACGATCAGGTTCTGAATTTAGCTTAAACGGAGAAACCAAAGTTCCATAACCATTGGAAATTTTTTTAAAAAATTTAATATTTTCTTTCGGATATGGTTTTAACAGTCCGGAACCAAGTATAACAATAGTCTTACCGCCCGACTCAATTGCTTTTTTATGTGCAAATGTGTCAACGCCCAATGCCCCGCCACTAACTATTGATATATTGTTTTTGACAATTTCAGGAACGATTAAATCTAACACTTGCTCTGAATAATTAGTAGATTTTCTAGCTCCAACAATAGATAATTTTTTATCATAACTGCTTAATTTTTCACCTTTTGTATAAAGAACTATTGGCGGTAAATAGATAGACTTTAGAATTTCAGGATATTCGGCATCTAAAAATGTTAATAAATTAATTTGATATTTATTAATCAGGTCAAGTTCTTTATCAAATGGCTCTTTATCACGCAATCCGGAATAAATTATTCCTGCCTGTTTTTGCGTAAAGCCATAAATATTTATAAAATCCGATTGTCTTAAATTATAAACTTGAAATAAATCAAATTCTAAATCATGAATTCCGGGATGTCTTTGCTTTTTTACAAAGTCATCAAATAAATTTTTTATAAACTTTAAAACTAATGCCGGACCTATGCCATTAATTAATGACAAATGCAGCAATACCATGTTGTTTTTATTCACAAATCCCCCAACAAATTTGCCGGGCTATCAAAATTTAGCCCGGCATTTTAAATATTTTATTCTGTTACGGATTCATCTGAGCTAACAACTGTATCAATTTTTTTTACAGCTACAGCTTCTTTTTCAGAATTCTCATCATTCGATTCTTCGAATGCTGCTATTGTAGATAAAAATTGATTTGTATCCAATCTTACAAGTCTTACACCTTTAGCTTGTCGGCCCATTGTTCTTATTTCTTTAGGTGAAAGTCTTATAATCTTTCCATTATTGTCTATCAACAAAATATTATGCTCAGGAGAAACCTGAATAAGCCCTATTACAGATCCATTTCGCTTATCGGTTGGAATCGTTCTTACGCCAACGCCACCTCTATGAGCAACCCTAAAATCAGTTACGCTTACCTGTTTTCCATAACCATTTTCAGTTGCAAATAGTAAAGAATGCGTTTCTTCATTTGTAGCCGGAACTATTTCCATTCCAACAACTTCGTCTGAAGGTCTTACCCTAATACCTCGAACACCACCGGCTTGTCTGCCCATTGGACGGACTTCAGATTCATTAAATCTGATACCTTGGCCCATCTTGGATGCAATAACGATTGTATCTTTTCCGGAACTCAATCCACAAAATACCAACTCATCATTTTCATTTAGACCAACAGCTCTAATGCCGGTACTTCTTATTTTAGCAAAAGCTTTACCCGGGGTCTTTTTAATTACACCTTTTTTGGTGAGCATAACCAGGTATTTTTCATCTATTTCTCGAGTACTCAAAAGTTTTACAACTTTTTCACCTTCAGTTAACGGTAGCAAATTAACAACCGCCCTACCTTTTGAAGTTCTTGAACCTTCAGGAACTTGAAAGACTTTTAAATTATAAACTCTACCTAAGTTGGTAAAGAATAATAATTCGTCATGATTTTTAGCGACAAAAAGATCTTGAACTATATCTTCATTATCCGTCAAATCTGCCATACCCTTTTTGCCTTTACCGCCACGGTGCTGTACTGAATAGGTATCAAGAATAACGCGCTTTATATAACCCTTTTGAGTTAACGTTACAACAACATCTTCATCCGATATCAAATCAGCATCATCAAGAATATCAACAGCTCCTTGAATAACCGATTTTCTTGGATCCGAATATGTTTTTTTAATAATTTCAAATTCTTCAATAATTACACGTTTTAATTCTTCAGGATCACTTAAGATAAGTTCCAATTTTTGTATTATTACTTTAAGTTCGTCTATCTCTATTCTTATTTTTTCTTGCTCAAGCCCGGTTAATCTTTGCAACTTCATATCCAAAATTGCTTTTCCTTGAGCTTCTGTTAATTGAAATTTTTTGTTAAGTAAATCAATTGCAATTTCAGCATCTTTAGACTTTTTAATAAGTTCCACTACAGCATCTATATTACTAAGCGCTATAACAAGCCCATGCAAAAGATGCTCTCTTGATTTATTTTTGTCCAAATCAAATTGAGTTCTTCTGGTAACAATTTCTTTTCTATGAACCAAGAAGTGTTCTAACATTTCTCTTAAAGTAAATACAGTCGGTTTATTATTATGCAACGCCAATAATAATATTGAAATTGAACTTTGAAGTGCGGTATGTTTATAGAGTTGATTTAATATAATATTGGCCGACTCTCCACGCTTTAAATCAATGACAACACGGATACCTTGTTTATTGGATTCATCCCTTATATTTGAAATACCTTCGATTATATGATCTTTTACAAGATCGGCAATTCGTTTAATTAAATCGGATTTATTTACTTGATATGGTATTTGGGAAATAACCAATTTTTGATCTTTTTCGTCACCTTCAACATCAATAACACCACGTAAAATTACTTTTCCATGACCTGTTTGATATGCCTTTATAATTCCGGATCGACCACAAATTAATCCGCCTGTTGGAAAATCCGGAGCAAGAATTAATTCAAAAAGCCTATCTTCAGACATATTTGGATTTTTTAACAGTTCCATTGCAGCATTTATGACTTCACCCAAATTATGAGGAGGAATAGATGTTGCCATACCGACAGCAATTCCACTTGAACCGTTTACCAATAAATTTGGAATCTTGCTTGGCAATACGGTTGGCTCTAATTTTGATTCATCAAAGTTTGGCATAAAAAGCACAGTATCTTTTTCTATATCAGCCAAAATTTCTTTTGCTATTTTTGCCATTCGAACTTCAGAATATCGCATAGCAGCTGCATTGTCACCGTCAATAGAACCCCAGTTTCCCTGACCGTCTAAAAGAGGATATCTTTTTGTAAAATCTTGAACCAAGCCAACCATAGATTGATAAATTGCAGAATCGCCATGTGGATGGTAATTACCCATAACTTCACCAACAACAGTTGCAGATTTTCTGTATGCTTTTTCGTTATAAAGACCAAGCTTGTGCATTGCATAAAGAATTCTTCTGTGAACCGGTTTCAAGCCATCACGAACATCAGGCAATGCTCGACTTATAATAACCGACATTGCATAATCCAAAAAAGAAGTCTTTAGCTCTTTTTCAATTGAAAGCGGTACAATCGCTCCTAAAAATTTATCTTTTTTTTGGGTTTCACTAGACATGTTTTTCAGTCCCCCTTCCTAGTTAACAAATTTTATTCAAATCAATAAAAATAATTTCTAAAAATTAAGTATATAATTTTACTACGCTTTGGCATCTTACACAAGTTTTTACGCTATTTTCAACTATTTTTAATATATTTTAAATATAGGGCAAATTAAGCTTTATTTAATTAAAAATAAGAGTTATGTTTTTTACATAATTTTTTAAATTTAAAAGTTTAATATGAAAGCTTAATTGGATGAATAATAAGCCAAATATTTTAATAATTTGTACCTTTTCGGTTTTTGGCGGAATTGAAATGCATGTATTGGCCAAATATAAAACTTTATTAAAAAATGGCTATAACATTTTTATAGTAATTCCAAAAAATTCCGTGCTTGAACAAAGATTTATAAATGAAAATTTACCATATTACACATTTAAAAAGTCTTTTTTTCTAAAAGCGCACAGGCAACCAAGTCTTAAAAGATTAATAAAACAAATAATTTACGATAAAAATATTGAAATTATTCATTGCAATCGAGCCAAAGAAATATTTTTATTTAATAAAAAAGATTTTCCAAATACAAAAATTATATTGACCAGACATGCCGGCAGCTTAATTAGGAAAAAATATGCTCAAATGTTCGATGCAATAATATCTGTCAATCAAGAATTTATTAATCTGGCAAAAAATAAATATTCAAATATAAAAACAGTAGAAATACCACCATTTTTTACAGATTATGAATCATTAAATTTTAAACCAAGCTTAAACAAGACTGATTTTTTCAAACAAGAATTTAATATAGAACTTAATGATTTACCAATAATCACACAGGTAGCATCACTTTCCAATATTAAAAATCACCAAATATTTTTTTATGCTGCAAGTGAACTCATAAATAATAAAAAAAAATTATTCAACATAGTTTTATGTGGAGACGGGTATAACAAAAAATATCTTTTAAAATTGGCTAAAAAATTAAATATAGAAAAATATGTTTATTTTTTAGGCTTTACGGAAAAAAGAATAGAAGTAATTTATCATTCCGATATAAAGATTTTAACCAGTAAAAATGAAAGTAGATCAATAGTTATAATGGAAGCTGCATTACTTAAAAAACCATTAATAGGTCCCACAAGAACTGGCGTTGAATATACTATAAAACACAAAAAAACGGGTTTATTGTTCGAGAATAATAATGTTTCAGATCTTACAAAACAAATAGAAACACTTTTAGATAATTCTCGATTGAGAAAAAAATATGGTGAAAATGCCTATAACCATGTAAGCAATAACTTTACATCACAAAAATCACTTATTAAACTTGAACAATTATATAAAAATATAAATTTTTGAAAGATAATTATGAATATAGAAAATCTTAATATCCCATTTAATTTTTATAAAACAGAATATGTTTATTTTGAAAATAAATCTTTTTTATATGAAAATGAAAAACCAAATATTTTAAATATTTGTACGGTATTTAAATTTGATGGGCTAATCATGCATGCGCTGGCGCAACATAAAGCTCATATAAAATACGGATACAATACATTAATTTTACTACTTACAGGATCAGATCTTGAAAAAAAATTAATACAAGAAAAATTACCCTATTATCGTTTTTCACCATCAAAAATATTCAGTCCGCACAGACAACCAGGAATAACAAAAATAGTAAAAACAATAGTTGAAAAGCATAATATTACTGTTATCAATTGCAATAGGCATAAAGAATATTTGATGCTAAAAAAAATAGAAAACCAAAACGTTAAAGTTATTTTAACAAGACATTCACCATCTCCTTTAAAATCCAAGTATCTTACAAAATTTAAAAATATTATTTGTGTAGATCAAAATTGCATAGATAAAATAAATTTAAAGTGTCAAAAAGAGAATTTAACTAACCCCAAAATGCAACATTTAGCTCCATTTTTTGATGAAAAAGAATCTTTAAATTTTGATATAAATAAAACAACCGAAAAAAAAGAATTTTTCAAAAAAGAATTTAATATTGACCTTGAGGATTATCCAACAATAGTTATGGTTGCATGTCTAAGAGGATATAAAAATCATCCTGTAATGTTTAATGCCATACAAAAATTAATTTATGAAAAAAACATACCGGTAAATTTATTATTGTGTGGTGACGGTTATAGAAAAAAAGAAT from Candidatus Dependentiae bacterium encodes:
- a CDS encoding Maf family protein; this encodes MNKDILYLASGSMPRKKLLEEAKIDFKILDHFANELEINFSDHFDSYVLDIAKAKMKDAVLPKVEEGQAIFVLTADTLVYTKDSKEILGKPKDIQDAKRMLKIVSTQSVDVVTGCCLEKKILKNRQWQKVDHSYWVTKSQVEFKVEEVDFEQYFKNLPQALSSASGGIIENYGQRFCKTINGSYSNIMGLPIFELVQELKKMNFKL
- the dprA gene encoding DNA-processing protein DprA, which translates into the protein MNKNNMVLLHLSLINGIGPALVLKFIKNLFDDFVKKQRHPGIHDLEFDLFQVYNLRQSDFINIYGFTQKQAGIIYSGLRDKEPFDKELDLINKYQINLLTFLDAEYPEILKSIYLPPIVLYTKGEKLSSYDKKLSIVGARKSTNYSEQVLDLIVPEIVKNNISIVSGGALGVDTFAHKKAIESGGKTIVILGSGLLKPYPKENIKFFKKISNGYGTLVSPFKLNSEPDRGNFPARNRIIAGMSFGCLVVEAAQKSGALITAQFALDEGRSVFAIPGDIFSPMSLGTNNLIKQGAKLVLNTNDILEEYGINVISEEKKISVKANISTAKSEEFKDSFLENFTYATSIDDLSAKLNLDIFTLQEKLFDLELEGKVKQNLAGYWEKL
- the gyrA gene encoding DNA gyrase subunit A, whose product is MSSETQKKDKFLGAIVPLSIEKELKTSFLDYAMSVIISRALPDVRDGLKPVHRRILYAMHKLGLYNEKAYRKSATVVGEVMGNYHPHGDSAIYQSMVGLVQDFTKRYPLLDGQGNWGSIDGDNAAAMRYSEVRMAKIAKEILADIEKDTVLFMPNFDESKLEPTVLPSKIPNLLVNGSSGIAVGMATSIPPHNLGEVINAAMELLKNPNMSEDRLFELILAPDFPTGGLICGRSGIIKAYQTGHGKVILRGVIDVEGDEKDQKLVISQIPYQVNKSDLIKRIADLVKDHIIEGISNIRDESNKQGIRVVIDLKRGESANIILNQLYKHTALQSSISILLLALHNNKPTVFTLREMLEHFLVHRKEIVTRRTQFDLDKNKSREHLLHGLVIALSNIDAVVELIKKSKDAEIAIDLLNKKFQLTEAQGKAILDMKLQRLTGLEQEKIRIEIDELKVIIQKLELILSDPEELKRVIIEEFEIIKKTYSDPRKSVIQGAVDILDDADLISDEDVVVTLTQKGYIKRVILDTYSVQHRGGKGKKGMADLTDNEDIVQDLFVAKNHDELLFFTNLGRVYNLKVFQVPEGSRTSKGRAVVNLLPLTEGEKVVKLLSTREIDEKYLVMLTKKGVIKKTPGKAFAKIRSTGIRAVGLNENDELVFCGLSSGKDTIVIASKMGQGIRFNESEVRPMGRQAGGVRGIRVRPSDEVVGMEIVPATNEETHSLLFATENGYGKQVSVTDFRVAHRGGVGVRTIPTDKRNGSVIGLIQVSPEHNILLIDNNGKIIRLSPKEIRTMGRQAKGVRLVRLDTNQFLSTIAAFEESNDENSEKEAVAVKKIDTVVSSDESVTE
- a CDS encoding glycosyltransferase family 4 protein, whose protein sequence is MNNKPNILIICTFSVFGGIEMHVLAKYKTLLKNGYNIFIVIPKNSVLEQRFINENLPYYTFKKSFFLKAHRQPSLKRLIKQIIYDKNIEIIHCNRAKEIFLFNKKDFPNTKIILTRHAGSLIRKKYAQMFDAIISVNQEFINLAKNKYSNIKTVEIPPFFTDYESLNFKPSLNKTDFFKQEFNIELNDLPIITQVASLSNIKNHQIFFYAASELINNKKKLFNIVLCGDGYNKKYLLKLAKKLNIEKYVYFLGFTEKRIEVIYHSDIKILTSKNESRSIVIMEAALLKKPLIGPTRTGVEYTIKHKKTGLLFENNNVSDLTKQIETLLDNSRLRKKYGENAYNHVSNNFTSQKSLIKLEQLYKNINF
- a CDS encoding glycosyltransferase family 4 protein, producing MNIENLNIPFNFYKTEYVYFENKSFLYENEKPNILNICTVFKFDGLIMHALAQHKAHIKYGYNTLILLLTGSDLEKKLIQEKLPYYRFSPSKIFSPHRQPGITKIVKTIVEKHNITVINCNRHKEYLMLKKIENQNVKVILTRHSPSPLKSKYLTKFKNIICVDQNCIDKINLKCQKENLTNPKMQHLAPFFDEKESLNFDINKTTEKKEFFKKEFNIDLEDYPTIVMVACLRGYKNHPVMFNAIQKLIYEKNIPVNLLLCGDGYRKKELQNLAKKLKIEKYVYFLGFTNKRIEVMFHSDIKALTTKDEAFGIVLMEAALVKKPLIGPTNTGVVNTIKHGQTGLLFENGNSNDLVKQLEILIANPELRKKYGENAYNYVKENFISDVLIKKLDQFYKEI